A stretch of the Nicotiana tabacum cultivar K326 chromosome 6, ASM71507v2, whole genome shotgun sequence genome encodes the following:
- the LOC107761050 gene encoding rhodanese-like domain-containing protein 7, with amino-acid sequence MQPNPFLAYTRSAALRMLSSTSFSPNPNRTMKATSEVPNKAPAFPFFSNPKIDISNFPQNNPAPSNKCFSATAAATNPVPLLKVNASRNEEVEDSDLSIDPLLVVVSFYKFADFPDHADLRKPLKELCEQLRVSGGIILAPEGINGSICGTRDSVESVLAFIQSDERLKGLRLIESPVSPEEEALHHGHTRSSPLAAGEDAPFRWDHVRVKLKKEIVTLGMPSVSPIEKVGKYIKPKDWNALISDPDIVVIDVRNDYEIRVGKFKGAVDPCTTAFRDFPSWVDDRLKLADSDDKLESSGSTGASDKLTKEKGDKKVPRVAMYCTGGIRCEKASSFLLSKGFEEVYHLEGGILRYLEEVPKTESLWEGECFVFDKRVSVEHGLVQGSFKLCYGCKKPVSDADMESPEWEYAVSCPYCFASKSEEEKERARARQKQFERWGIIGGPDKGRRPEKAVNMNEHSATQMSKSL; translated from the exons ATGCAACCCAATCCATTTTTAGCCTACACAAGAAGTGCGGCACTCAGAATGCTATCATCAACTTCCTTTTCACCAAACCCTAATCGCACCATGAAAGCCACCTCCGAAGTACCAAACAAAGCCCCtgcctttcctttcttctctAATCCCAAAATTGATATTTCGAATTTCCCACAAAATAATCCTGCACCCTCTAATAAGTGCTTCTCTGCAACAGCAGCCGCCACAAACCCTGTTCCGTTACTGAAAGTTAATGCTTCGAGGAATGAGGAGGTTGAAGACAGTGACCTGAGCATTGACCCGCTACTTGTGGTGGTTTCTTTTTATAAATTTGCTGATTTCCCTGACCATGCTGATTTGAGGAAACCTTTGAAGGAGCTCTGTGAGCAACTG CGTGTTTCAGGTGGTATTATTCTTGCTCCTGAAGGAATCAATGGGAGCATATGTGGTACGCGGGATTCAGTGGAAAGTGTTCTTGCATTCATTCAAAGTGATGAGCGTCTGAAGGGGCTTAGACTGATTGAGTCACCAGTGAGCCCTGAGGAAGAGGCTCTTCATCATGGACATACGCGCAGCTCTCCTCTTGCAGCGGGTGAGGATGCTCCCTTTAGGTGGGATCATGTGAGGGTGAAGCTCAAAAAAGAG ATAGTTACACTTGGAATGCCTTCTGTTTCACCCATTGAAAAAGTTGGCAAGTACATTAAACCGAAGGATTGGAATGCATTGATTAGTGATCCAGATATT GTTGTGATTGATGTTCGCAATGACTATGAAATCAGAGTTGGGAAGTTCAAGGGGGCAGTTGATCCTTGTACCACAGCGTTCCGGGATTTTCCATCTTGGGTGGACGATCGACTTAAACTTGCTGATTCAGATGACAAGTTGGAGTCTTCTGGTTCTACTGGAGCATCAGATAAGCTGACAAAGGAAAAAGGAGACAAAAAAGTTCCCCGTGTTGCAATGTACTGTACAGGTGGAATTCGATGTGAGAAAGCTTCAAGTTTTCTCCTCAGCAAAGGCTTTGAAGAG GTTTATCATCTAGAAGGTGGGATTTTAAGGTACCTGGAGGAAGTTCCCAAGACGGAGAGCCTTTGGGAAGGGGAATGCTTCGTGTTTGACAAGCGGGTTTCTGTTGAGCATGGTTTGGTGCAGGGATCATTCAAACTTTGCTACGGATGCAAGAAACCAGTGAGCGATGCTGACATGGAATCCCCAGAATGGGAGTATGCCGTCTCCTGTCCATACTGCTTTGCCTCAAAAtccgaagaagaaaaggaaagggcAAGAGCTCGACAAAAGCAGTTTGAGAGATGGGGTATCATCGGTGGTCCAGATAAGGGACGCAGACCAGAAAAGGCAGTGAATATGAATGAGCATTCTGCTACTCAGATGTCAAAATCATTATAA